One window of Quercus robur chromosome 5, dhQueRobu3.1, whole genome shotgun sequence genomic DNA carries:
- the LOC126728212 gene encoding uncharacterized protein LOC126728212 codes for MVRTRSRATSPGLQESRGDRQSVPTVQPPSVQHVQSMAATMAELTRQNQELVRELNMRRQHRDENVGRQVQSQDERNVEFESQSRGTPSRRVPHLEREMDQMRRTMDEMKENMKRTNPVEDLVHRTDSPFVPPINAHPLPPKFKMPSLDSYDGMRDPFDHIATFKTTMHLQGVPDEIMCRAFPTTLKGPARVWFSKIPPSMVTSFEELSKLFVNNFIGGQRHKRSSSSLLTIEQGENESLRSFITRFNREALAVDEMDDKLLLAAFHNGVHSDLFTHKLYEQEPQTMAELVHSAQNFMNAEDAIIAKKRKRIEKIDANPTRHSEQGPRLKKGRTEDKKDRDRKAGPSARSQ; via the coding sequence ATGGTCCGGACAAGGTCAAGGGCTACCAGCCCAGGCCTTCAAGAAAGCAGAGGCGACCGTCAATCGGTGCCTACCGTACAACCGCCTTCTGTCCAACACGTGCAATCCATGGCTGCTACTATGGCAGAATTGACCCGCCAGAACCAGGAGTTGGTTAGAGAACTTAACATGAGGAGGCAGCATCGCGATGAGAACGTTGGAAGGCAGGTCCAGAGCCAAGATGAGAGGAATGTCGAGTTTGAGAGCCAGTCAAGGGGTACCCCTTCAAGGAGGGTGCCTCACTTGGAAAGGGAGATGGACCAAATGAGAAGAACTATGGATGAGATGAAGGAAAATATGAAGAGGACCAACCCCGTAGAGGACTTGGTTCACAGGACTGACTCCCCATTTGTGCCTCCTATCAATGCTCACCCTTTGCCACCAAAGTTCAAGATGCCTTCCTTAGATTCATATGATGGGATGCGAGATCCATTTGACCACATTGCCACCTTCAAAACTACTATGCATCTTCAAGGGGTTCCGGATGAAATAATGTGCAGAGCtttccctactacccttaaaGGACCCGCACGAGTGTGGTTCAGCAAAATACCACCCAGCATGGTAACGTCCTTCGAAGAATTAAGTAAGTTGTTTGTCAAcaacttcatcggaggacagaGGCACAAGCGCTCCTCATCTAGTTTGCTGACCATAGAACAAGGGGAGAATGAAAGTTTGCGGTCGTTCATTACGCGGTTCAATAGGGAAGCTTTAGCAGTGGATGAGATGGATGACAAGCTACTCCTGGCGGCTTTCCACAATGGGGTTCACTCTGATTTGTTCACCCACAAGCTATATGAGCAAGAGCCTCAGACCATGGCCGAACTCGTCCACTCAGCccagaattttatgaatgcggAGGATGCtatcatagccaagaagaggaagagaattGAGAAAATAGATGCTAACCCCACTCGTCACTCAGAGCAAGGTCCTCGTCTTAAGAAAGGACGAACGGAAGACAAAAAGGATCGTGATAGGAAGGCAGGCCCCTCAGCACGAAGTCAGTAG
- the LOC126728213 gene encoding uncharacterized protein LOC126728213 — protein sequence MPLDQVLMQIKDDPSLKWPEKMKGDPNKRNRNKYCRFHRDHGRDTDECFDLKQQIENLIRQGKLRSFLGRDHKDDKLKGKAEESSRPPLGEIRVIVGGSSTVQSSRSRKTYLKVVQSIQLSGRPPRDRDMDEQAITFTKEEAERIHHPHDDAIVITLLIADYTTRRVLVDNGSSADILYLPAFQQMKLGRDRLRPVNSPLVGFGGMKVQPVGTVTLPVVVGAYPQQVTKDVSFLVVDCSSSYNAIIGRPTLNSWKAVTSTYHLSVKFPIDYGVGQVQGDQLAARECYLAMLATDEQVQTMTIEEKRVVVEPIEVLEDVPLDERNPERCTRVGADLEGGIKENLVQFLRKNVDVFAWSHEDMPGIDPNVITHRLNVCPSSKPIRQKKRVFAPERENAIKDEVQKLMAAKFIREVYYPDWLANVVMVKKANGYNQIRMDEVDQEKTSFVTSQGLFCYEVMPFGLKNAGATYQRLVNHMFRPQIGRNVEVYVDDMLVKSLEESKHLDDLQETFNTLRRYSMKLNPSKCAFGVASGKFLGFMVSHRGIEANPEKIKVILEMKPPQNIKEVQSLTGRVAALNRFVSKATDKCLPFFKVLKKAFEWTDECQRAFQDLKTYLVMALLLSPSVVGEELFLYLAVTPHAVSSALIREEAKMQKPVYYTSRALRGAEGRYPLIEKLAFALITASRKLRHYFQAHVINVMTYHPLKKAMNKLEAAGRLIQWAVELSKFDIQYQPRHAIKAQALADFIAEFTPRCNDEVQEDKKWMVHVDGSSTQHAGGIGVVLQSPEGDKLKHRVRLQY from the exons ATGCCACTTGatcaagtcctaatgcaaatcaaggatgaccCTTCCTTGAAGTGGCCAGAAAAAATGAAGGGAGATCCAAATAAGCGCAATAGaaacaagtattgtcgcttccatagaGACCATGGGCGTGATACGGACGAATGTTTTGATCTAAAGCAGCAGATTGAGAATCTTATAAGGCAGGGGAAGTTAAGAAGTTTCCTAGGACGAGACCACAAGGACGACAAACTCAAGggaaaagctgaagagtcatcACGGCCACCTCTCGGAGAAATCAGGGTTATCGTCGGAGGGAGCTCTACAGTTCAGTCGTCCAGGTCCAGGAAAACATACCTGAAGGTGGTGCAGAGCATCCAACTCTCTGGACGACCACCTAGAGATAGGGATATGGACGAACAGGCAATCACATTCACCAAAGAAGAAGCTGAAAGAATCCACCATCCTCACGACGATGCTATTGTCATTACCTTGCTCATCGCTGACTACACAACCAGAAGGGTACTCGTTGATAATGGAAGTTCGGCAGATATCCTGTATCTTCCAGCTTTTCAGCAGATGAAGTTAGGACGAGACCGTCTTCGTCCGGTGAATTCTCCGTTAGTAGGTTTTGGTGGGATGAAGGTGCAGCCCGTAGGTACTGTTACATTACCAGTGGTAGTTGGGGCATATCCACAGCAAGTCACCAAGGACGTGAGTTTCCTGGTAGTAGACTGTTCGTCCTCCTATAATGCCATAATTGGGAggccaactttgaatagttggaaaGCAGTTACGTCCACCTACCATCTATCAGTCAAGTTCCCAATAGACTATGGAGTAGGACAAGTGCAAGGAGATCAACTGGCAGCGAGAGAGTGTTACTTGGCTATGTTGGCCACGGACGAGCAAGTGCAGACCATGACTATTGAAGAAAAAAGGGTCGTGGTAGAACCTATTGAAGTGTTAGAAGATGTTCCCTTAGACGAAAGGAACCCTGAGAGATGTACCAGGGTGGGGGCAGATCTAGAAGGAGGAATTAAAGAAAACCTTGTCCAGTTTTTGAGGAAGAATGTAGATGTGTTTGCTTGGAGTCATGAGGATATGCCTGGAATAGATCCTAATGTCATCACCCATCGCCTGAACGTATGTCCATCCTCGAAGCCAATACGGCAAAAGAAAagggtgtttgcccctgagAGAGAAAATGCTATTAAAGACGAGGTTCAAAAATTGATGGCAGCGAAGTTTATCCGAGAGGTGTACTATCCAGATTGGTTGGCCAACGTAGTGATGGTCAAAAAGGCGAATG GATACAACCAGATACGGATGGACGAGGTTGACCAGGAGAAGACCTCATTTGTTACTAGTCAGGGCTTGTTCTGTTATGAGGTAATGCCCTTCGGATTGAAAAACGCTGGAGCAACATATCAACGACTGGTCAATCACATGTTCCGTCCTCAGATTGGGCGAAATGTCGaagtgtatgtggatgatatgttaGTGAAAAGTTTGGAAGAGAGTAAGCATTTAGATGATTTGCAAGAAACCTTCAACACACTCAGGCGATACAGTATGAAGTTGAACCCCAGTAAATGTGCTTTCGGAGTGGCTTCGGGAAAATTTCTTGGATTCATGGTCTCACACAGGGGGATCGAGGCCAACCCAGAAAAGATCAAGGTAATCCTAGAAATGAAACCTCCGCAGAATATTAAAGAAGTTCAATCTCTCACGGGGCGAGTTGCCGCCCTCAACAGGTTTGTCTCCAAAGCTACTGACAAGTGTTTGCCATTTTTCAAGGTTCTGAAGAAAGCATTCGAATGGACGGACGAGTGCCAAAGAGCCTTCCAAGATTTGAAGACGTATCTTGTCATGGCCCTGCTGCTAAGTCCGTCCGTGGTAGGAGAGGAACTGTTTTTGTACCTGGCGGTGACCCCGCATGCTGTGAGCTCAGCACTGATAAGGGAGGAAGCAAAAATGCAAAAGCCAGTGTATTACACCAGTAGGGCATTGAGGGGGGCGGAAGGGCGATATCCGCTAATAGAAAAGCTGGCCTTCGCGCTCATCACGGCTTCCAGGAAGTTAAGACACTACTTCCAAGCCCATGTAATCAATGTTATGACATATCACCCACTTAAGAAAGCTATGAACAAGTTGGAAGCCGCGGGACGTCTGATCCAATGGGCGGTCGAACTTAGCAAGTTTGATATCCAATACCAACCGAGACATGCTATTAAGGCTCAAGCCCTGGCAGACTTTATTGCGGAGTTCACCCCAAGATGCAACGATGAAGTGCAGGAGGATAAAAAGTGGATGGTCCATGTAGATGGCTCGTCCACACAGCATGCAGGAGGAATAGGGGTAGTTTTGCAATCCCCTGAAGGAGACAAGTTGAAGCATAGAGTCCGTCTGCAATATTGA